CTCACCCCTATTCTAACTTCTCTTCCTACTCCATCTCCAAGCCTAACCCTAGCATCTTCTCTGGCCCAAAGCAAAGAAAATCCAACCCCATCCGGACTCCCACACCTGTCCCCATCCCTCTTCTTCCGCCTGATGGCCCCTCTAGGCTCTGACCTCACAGGATTCTGCGCCTCTGCCCTCCGCGCCTGCACACACCATGGTGTTTGTCAGGCGCCCTGGGTAGCTCTTGTCACAAGATGTGTCCGAGATAATGCTGATGTTGGCACAATGCAACGTATCTGGGAGACTCACTGGGGAAGACAGTGGACTTGGAGCAGATCCATAAATTCCGGCCCTTGTCCCCTCCGCCCAAGAGCCCTGGAGCATAGGATTCCTTGAGGCCTCGCATCCAGCTCCATCCTTTCACGCACCTTGTGACCGGGGGCTCCCAGCGGTCCCAGGCTCGTTGTGGGACACCAGGCCCCAGCCAGACACCACACAGGCCTCCCCCGGGTGGGGGCAACGCGTGGGTAGCACCGCGGGGCGCACCTGGGGGTTCAGGCGTGCGGGCTGGACTAGGCGCAGCAACATGATGTCGTTGCGGTGGCTGCGCGCTTCGTAGCGCGGGTGTGGAATGACCCGAGACGTGGTCCGTAGTTGCTCTGGGCCATCGCGCTTGCGCAGGTTGTGCTCTCCCAGGCGCACTCTCATGAAGCTGTGCGGGCGAGTGGTTTTCCCGCCAGTGGAGTGCGGGCCAGTGGTTACCCGCAAGTAGAGGACAGAAAGATCAAAGAGTGGGCAACCCGAGGTCTCCC
The DNA window shown above is from Homo sapiens chromosome 19, GRCh38.p14 Primary Assembly and carries:
- the KLK15 gene encoding kallikrein-15 isoform 5 preproprotein (isoform 5 preproprotein is encoded by transcript variant 5), encoding MWLLLTLSFLLASTAQDGDKLLEGDECAPHSQPWQVALYERGRFNCGASLISPHWVLSAAHCQSRFMRVRLGEHNLRKRDGPEQLRTTSRVIPHPRYEARSHRNDIMLLRLVQPARLNPQVRPAVLPTRCPHPGEACVVSGWGLVSHNEPGTAGSPRSQVSLPDTLHCANISIISDTSCDKSYPGRLTNTMVCAGAEGRGAESCEGDSGGPLVCGGILQGIVSWGDVPCDNTTKPGVYTKVCHYLEWIRETMKRN
- the KLK15 gene encoding kallikrein-15 isoform 4 preproprotein (isoform 4 preproprotein is encoded by transcript variant 4), coding for MWLLLTLSFLLASTAAQDGDKLLEGDECAPHSQPWQVALYERGRFNCGASLISPHWVLSAAHCQSRFMRVRLGEHNLRKRDGPEQLRTTSRVIPHPRYEARSHRNDIMLLRLVQPARLNPQVRPAVLPTRCPHPGEACVVSGWGLVSHNEPGTAGSPRSQVSLPDTLHCANISIISDTSCDKSYPGRLTNTMVCAGAEGRGAESCEGDSGGPLVCGGILQGIVSWGDVPCDNTTKPGVYTKVCHYLEWIRETMKRN
- the KLK15 gene encoding kallikrein-15 isoform 6 preproprotein (isoform 6 preproprotein is encoded by transcript variant 6), whose translation is MWLLLTLSFLLASTAQDGDKLLEGDECAPHSQPWQVALYERGRFNCGASLISPHWVLSAAHCQSRFMRVRLGEHNLRKRDGPEQLRTTSRVIPHPRYEARSHRNDIMLLRLVQPARLNPQVRPAVLPTRCPHPGEACVVSGWGLVSHNEPGTAGSPRSQG
- the KLK15 gene encoding kallikrein-15 isoform X3, which gives rise to MWLLLTLSFLLASTAAQDGDKLLEGDECAPHSQPWQVALYERGRFNCGASLISPHWVLSAAHCQSRFMRVRLGEHNLRKRDGPEQLRTTSRVIPHPRYEARSHRNDIMLLRLVQPARLNPQVRPAVLPTRCPHPGEACVVSGWGLVSHNEPGTAGSPRSQG